In Malaclemys terrapin pileata isolate rMalTer1 chromosome 11, rMalTer1.hap1, whole genome shotgun sequence, a single genomic region encodes these proteins:
- the LOC128845626 gene encoding syncytin-2-like codes for MRGPFILTTVCFLLCLFSLFSAYEDNAFIRYSHEVKTHILGNRSNCWVCTQFPVNAEQGLPFTPIPLTTANMTWMPPARVKDPVPHNLTWDKTGVPINRYLRVTNQTGSLCFVKEKGSTFVGTSKCNMYFNGTAFSKNLGFKPCASHLSHMWIPHPDPTFSWVGKPSESAFKKPCSDHKGVQLIAKGRTIAFYNCSSSTTLPFENTTTKLCLCSSHNDPSALPGEQWSNGWWVTSYFEKWNTRNALYGTYWVCGPKAYYFLSPDWAGSCYLAWLTPPSRISLTPPHFPHVRNIRETFRDINIRDGLSWQRWAGLISLRGGVIRLQGLLESLTNETATLFENQAREMSQLRQLALQNRMALDIMLAAQGGTCTLINEECCVFVNDTYSDTFQRTKHLREIAKNYSSGQPPYDWWGALWNWLPGFGWVKKLLVGIVGAIVILIILCCCIQCVPSLINSCRSVHSFPISAKGLTLFELAQAEIAKRPLAP; via the coding sequence atgagaggaccttttattctgacaactgtatgttttttattatgcctttttagtttattttctgcttatgaagataatgcttttattagatattcccatgaggttaaaactcatattttaggaaatagaagtaattgctgggtatgtactcaatttccagtaaatgcagaacagggactccccttcacacccattcccctgaccactgctaatatgacttggatgccaccggctagagtaaaagatccagtcccacacaatcttacatgggacaaaacaggagtgccaattaacagatatctcagggtaaccaatcagacaggatcactgtgttttgttaaagaaaaggggtcaacttttgtgggaacaagtaaatgcaacatgtattttaatggcaccgcctttagtaaaaatcttggcttcaagccttgcgcatcccacttatcccacatgtggatccctcaccccgatccaactttttcatgggtgggcaagccttcagagtcagcttttaagaagccctgctcagatcacaagggtgtccaactaattgctaagggacgtacgattgccttctacaactgctcaagcagtactacactgccctttgaaaacaccactaccaaattgtgcctctgcagttcgcacaacgacccctctgcattaccaggggaacagtggtccaacgggtggtgggttacctcctactttgagaaatggaatacccgaaacgcattgtatggaacatactgggtgtgcgggcccaaagcttattactttctctcccctgattgggcagggtcatgttatttggcgtggctaacaccgccttctcgcatctccctcactccccctcattttccccacgttcgtaacatccgtgaaaccttcagagatattaatatccgtgatggtttgtcgtggcagcggtgggctggtctcattagcttgaggggtggggtcatccgtctacagggactactagaatctttaaccaatgaaactgcgaccctatttgagaatcaggccagggaaatgtcccagctgcgccagttagctttgcaaaaccgaatggctttagacataatgttagcagcccagggaggaacttgcaccctcataaatgaagaatgctgtgtttttgtaaatgacacctactctgacacttttcaacgtaccaaacatctaagggaaatagctaagaactactcctctggccagccaccttatgattggtggggagccttatggaattggctgcctggatttgggtgggttaaaaaactcttggtgggtattgttggggccatagtaatccttataatactgtgttgctgtattcagtgtgtcccctccctcataaactcatgtaggtcagttcattcttttcctatttcagccaagggccttactctcttcgagttggcccaggctgaaattgccaagcggcccttggctccttaa